Sequence from the Syntrophales bacterium genome:
CTGGGAAATTTACGTGGTAACCGGGGAAGCCCTAAAAAGACTCAGAGAGGCGAATCGCCAGAAGTTACTGGAGGGTGTATCGCCCTCACCAGAAATCAAGATGCCGGAGCAATGGCCCGAAGCCCTGAAAAAGAGATATACGGAGGTAGGGAAAAGCGTCCTGACCTCCCTATCCATTGCCCGGGAAGACCATCAGGGACGACTCCAGTATAACGCTGATATGTACTCCTTTTTCAATGCCCCATGCCTGATCCTTTTCTGCATAGACAAGAGTTTAGTCGTTGAATATGCCATGCTCGATGTAGGGCTTATCTTACAAACAATCTGCCTGCTTGCCCACAACAGGGGACTGGGTACCTGCATCTTGGCAGCCTCTGTTAGATACCC
This genomic interval carries:
- a CDS encoding nitroreductase, with the translated sequence MDTRTAMQQRRSIRKFKADEVPEKIVREILEDARWAPSWGNTQPWEIYVVTGEALKRLREANRQKLLEGVSPSPEIKMPEQWPEALKKRYTEVGKSVLTSLSIAREDHQGRLQYNADMYSFFNAPCLILFCIDKSLVVEYAMLDVGLILQTICLLAHNRGLGTCILAASVRYPDVLRKSLKIPENKSVVIGVALGYPDWDSPVNHFARERTTLNDLVTWVNL